The following coding sequences lie in one Vibrio splendidus genomic window:
- the malF gene encoding maltose ABC transporter permease MalF, which translates to MQSVQGSDAIPAPSSLPSSKSVFIKWGLLGSVGLINGYATILMYSRGELAFALLTVILTALALYIFGSKKTYAHRYIYPGIAGMILFILFPLAYTVGLAFTNYSAKNQLSLERTQTVLLDRSFQSGESYPFTLYKTDNGHQIVVKDGDQLLATDVFSLEGMTATEMDLSAIESVLGEKEKIKAIIQNRSAISGVDFHLPDGDDIRMSGLRKFAAVAPLYTLQGDGETLINNESGEVLKPNMEVGFYQPVDEKGEFIGNTISPGFVVDIGTANFERVWKDDGIKEPFISIFIWTVVFSICTVVFTLAIGLILANVVQWEELKGRSIYRVLLILPYAVPAFISILIFKGLFNQSFGEINMVLESIFGLSPNWFSDPILAKTMVLIVNTWLGFPYMMILCMGLLKAIPEDLYEASAIDGANFLDNFKRITFPLMIKPLTPLLIAAFAFNFNNFVMIQLLTNGGPNMIGTSEPAGYTDLLVSYTYRIAFEGGGGQDFGLASAIATLIFLLVGALALLNLRFTKLTQD; encoded by the coding sequence ATGCAGTCAGTTCAAGGTTCAGATGCGATCCCGGCACCATCAAGCCTTCCAAGCAGTAAAAGCGTCTTCATCAAATGGGGGTTGCTTGGTAGTGTTGGCTTAATTAATGGCTACGCTACAATTTTAATGTATTCTCGCGGTGAGCTCGCATTTGCGCTTCTTACTGTGATCTTAACGGCTTTGGCACTTTACATTTTTGGTAGTAAGAAAACTTACGCCCACCGTTATATTTACCCAGGTATTGCCGGAATGATTTTATTCATTCTTTTCCCACTGGCATACACCGTCGGGCTTGCGTTTACTAACTACAGCGCAAAAAACCAGCTCTCTCTAGAGCGTACTCAAACCGTTCTTTTAGACCGTTCATTCCAAAGCGGTGAAAGTTACCCATTTACTTTGTACAAAACAGATAACGGTCACCAGATCGTTGTGAAAGATGGCGACCAGCTGTTAGCAACTGATGTATTTTCTCTGGAAGGTATGACAGCAACAGAGATGGACCTATCTGCAATCGAATCTGTACTAGGTGAAAAAGAGAAGATCAAAGCGATCATCCAAAACCGTTCTGCGATCAGTGGTGTAGACTTCCACTTGCCAGATGGTGATGATATCCGTATGAGTGGCTTGCGTAAGTTTGCTGCCGTCGCACCGCTTTATACCCTTCAAGGTGACGGTGAAACGTTAATCAACAATGAATCTGGTGAAGTATTGAAACCAAACATGGAAGTGGGTTTCTACCAACCGGTTGACGAGAAAGGAGAGTTTATTGGTAACACAATATCTCCAGGCTTTGTTGTAGACATTGGTACGGCTAACTTTGAACGTGTTTGGAAAGATGACGGCATTAAAGAACCGTTCATCAGTATCTTCATCTGGACCGTTGTATTTTCTATTTGTACGGTTGTTTTCACACTTGCCATTGGTCTGATTCTTGCAAATGTTGTGCAGTGGGAAGAGCTAAAGGGTCGTTCAATCTACCGTGTTCTACTGATTCTGCCTTACGCAGTCCCAGCGTTTATCTCGATTCTTATCTTTAAGGGCCTATTTAACCAGAGCTTTGGTGAGATCAACATGGTGCTTGAGAGTATCTTTGGCTTAAGCCCGAACTGGTTCTCCGACCCGATTCTTGCGAAAACCATGGTGTTGATTGTTAACACTTGGCTAGGTTTTCCTTACATGATGATTTTATGTATGGGCCTATTAAAAGCGATTCCTGAAGATTTGTACGAAGCGTCAGCAATCGATGGTGCTAACTTTCTTGATAATTTCAAGCGAATCACATTCCCATTGATGATTAAGCCGCTTACACCGCTATTGATTGCAGCATTTGCCTTTAATTTCAATAACTTTGTAATGATTCAACTATTGACGAACGGCGGCCCGAACATGATTGGCACTTCAGAGCCCGCGGGTTACACAGACTTACTTGTAAGCTACACCTACCGAATCGCATTCGAAGGCGGCGGCGGTCAAGACTTTGGTCTAGCAAGTGCTATCGCAACGCTTATCTTCCTATTGGTTGGTGCACTCGCGTTATTAAACCTACGTTTCACTAAACTAACTCAAGATTAA
- a CDS encoding DMT family transporter, with the protein MHYLLPFFTVCIWGANAIVNKLAASTIEPSAMSFYRWFFAMLILTPFCIRSVIKQWPIIKPNLSKLAFLGFLGMVLNQSLGYYAGLTTTASNMALITSLVPLISVFLSVPLLHKSISSLSIVGGVLSLSGLALMLGKGDPLFFIHQELTQGDGYMLIAAFVYASYCVLLKRWKMPISSWVVIYMQGLFAVAMLAPLWLTSEQLLPPQQAIPLIAYAAVAASILAPWMWVKAIDTIGADSSAMFMNLMPVIAIVLASTWLGEEINQFHIIGGVMVISGVILAQIKRKPRLEAPLPQQG; encoded by the coding sequence ATGCATTATCTCTTACCATTTTTTACAGTCTGTATCTGGGGCGCCAATGCAATCGTCAACAAGCTTGCTGCAAGTACCATTGAACCTAGCGCGATGAGTTTTTACCGCTGGTTTTTTGCGATGTTAATTCTCACCCCCTTCTGTATTCGCTCAGTTATCAAGCAATGGCCGATCATTAAACCTAACTTGTCTAAGTTGGCTTTCCTTGGCTTTTTGGGCATGGTGTTAAACCAATCTCTAGGCTATTACGCGGGCTTAACCACAACCGCTTCTAACATGGCGTTGATCACCTCATTAGTACCCTTGATCAGTGTGTTCCTTAGCGTTCCTCTGTTACACAAGTCGATTTCTAGTTTGAGCATTGTGGGTGGTGTATTGTCACTGTCAGGCTTAGCTCTGATGTTAGGCAAAGGCGATCCTCTGTTCTTTATCCATCAAGAGCTGACTCAAGGCGATGGCTATATGCTGATTGCGGCCTTTGTATATGCTTCTTACTGTGTGTTGTTGAAACGCTGGAAAATGCCAATCAGTAGCTGGGTTGTGATTTACATGCAGGGGCTTTTTGCCGTCGCAATGCTAGCGCCACTTTGGCTTACCAGCGAACAGCTTTTACCACCGCAACAAGCGATCCCATTAATCGCTTACGCCGCGGTTGCCGCTTCCATTTTAGCACCTTGGATGTGGGTGAAAGCGATTGATACCATTGGTGCGGACTCAAGTGCGATGTTCATGAATTTGATGCCAGTTATCGCAATTGTATTAGCTTCCACTTGGCTTGGCGAAGAGATTAACCAGTTCCACATCATTGGCGGTGTGATGGTAATTTCCGGTGTCATCCTTGCTCAAATCAAAAGAAAACCAAGGCTTGAGGCACCTCTCCCTCAACAAGGCTAA
- the malG gene encoding maltose ABC transporter permease MalG, giving the protein MAMVQGKGLKYRVWATHAVLWCFLALIIFPLLMIIAISFREGNFATGSLIPDNPSLEHWKLALGMSVTNADGSVTPPPFPVLTWLWNSIKVAGITSILIVALSTTSAYAFARMRFKGKETILKAMMVFQMFPAVLALVAIYALFDKLGQYIPFLGLNTHGGLIFSYLGGIALHVWTIKGYFETIDNSLEEAAALDGATPWQAFRLVLLPLSVPILAVVFILSFIGVVGEVPVASILLSDVNSYTLAVGMQQYLYPQNYLWGDFAAAAVLSALPITIVFLLAQRWLVGGLTSGGVKG; this is encoded by the coding sequence ATGGCTATGGTACAAGGTAAAGGCCTTAAATACCGAGTGTGGGCAACGCATGCAGTGTTGTGGTGCTTCTTAGCGCTAATTATCTTCCCACTATTAATGATTATTGCTATCTCGTTCCGTGAAGGTAACTTCGCAACCGGTAGCTTGATTCCAGATAACCCATCTTTGGAACACTGGAAATTAGCTCTTGGTATGTCGGTAACGAATGCAGACGGCTCGGTGACACCACCTCCATTCCCGGTACTAACGTGGTTGTGGAACTCAATTAAAGTCGCGGGTATTACGTCTATTTTGATTGTGGCGCTGTCTACTACATCGGCTTACGCATTTGCTCGTATGCGCTTCAAAGGTAAAGAAACTATCTTGAAAGCGATGATGGTTTTCCAAATGTTCCCAGCAGTATTGGCTTTGGTAGCGATTTACGCGCTGTTCGACAAACTTGGTCAATACATTCCGTTCTTAGGTTTGAACACACACGGTGGTCTAATCTTCTCTTACTTAGGTGGTATCGCACTTCACGTATGGACGATTAAGGGGTACTTTGAAACGATTGATAACTCTCTGGAAGAGGCAGCAGCCCTTGATGGTGCGACGCCGTGGCAAGCGTTCAGATTGGTTCTATTACCTCTGTCAGTGCCAATCCTAGCGGTTGTGTTTATTCTATCTTTTATTGGTGTTGTTGGTGAGGTACCTGTTGCTTCAATCCTATTATCGGATGTGAACTCTTACACGCTAGCAGTCGGCATGCAGCAGTACCTATATCCTCAGAACTATCTATGGGGCGACTTTGCGGCAGCGGCTGTACTATCAGCACTTCCGATTACGATCGTATTCTTACTTGCTCAACGTTGGTTAGTTGGCGGTTTGACGTCGGGTGGTGTAAAAGGATAA
- the malE gene encoding maltose/maltodextrin ABC transporter substrate-binding protein MalE, which translates to MKNALSAVALGTIVALGSFGANAAIEEGQLTIWVGGDKAYEGMAEVGKRFEEDTGVKVTVAFPDKLEEKFSQVAAAGDGPDMIFYAHDRFGGFAEAGLLADIKPSKETKEGIVDFAWDAVSYEGKTIAYPVAVESVSLIYNKALVPNPPKSWEEIPALNAELQKDGKKAIMWPLRGGAYFTWPLLAADGGYAFKQTAEGYDIKDAGVATDGVQKSLGFIEKMVQDKVISADMDYSVAESEFVAGNVAMTINGPWGWANIEKAGVDYGVATLPKFNGKASKPFVGVWAGGISTASPNRDLAVEFMENYLLTDEGMKSLNDDKPLGAVALNSFQRQLDSDTRIAATMDNAMNGEIMPNIPQFTTFWYSMEEAIGNVVDGRQTVDQALKGAEARMTK; encoded by the coding sequence ATGAAAAACGCTCTAAGCGCTGTAGCTCTAGGCACAATTGTGGCTCTGGGTTCATTTGGTGCAAACGCTGCTATCGAAGAAGGTCAACTAACTATTTGGGTTGGTGGCGATAAAGCTTATGAAGGAATGGCTGAAGTAGGCAAACGCTTTGAAGAAGACACTGGTGTTAAAGTAACAGTGGCTTTCCCAGATAAACTAGAAGAGAAGTTCTCTCAAGTTGCAGCGGCTGGCGATGGCCCAGACATGATCTTCTACGCTCACGACCGTTTTGGTGGTTTTGCAGAAGCGGGTCTTCTTGCTGATATCAAACCTTCTAAAGAGACTAAAGAAGGTATCGTAGACTTCGCATGGGACGCTGTTTCTTACGAAGGTAAAACAATCGCTTACCCAGTAGCGGTTGAGTCAGTTTCTCTTATCTACAACAAAGCACTTGTTCCTAACCCACCTAAGTCTTGGGAAGAAATCCCAGCACTTAACGCTGAGCTTCAAAAAGACGGTAAGAAAGCGATCATGTGGCCTCTACGTGGCGGCGCTTACTTCACATGGCCTCTACTAGCAGCTGACGGCGGTTATGCATTCAAACAAACAGCCGAAGGTTACGACATTAAAGATGCGGGCGTAGCGACTGATGGTGTTCAAAAGTCTCTAGGTTTCATCGAGAAGATGGTACAAGACAAAGTTATCTCTGCAGACATGGACTACTCAGTTGCTGAGTCTGAATTCGTTGCGGGTAACGTTGCAATGACAATCAATGGTCCTTGGGGCTGGGCAAACATCGAGAAAGCAGGCGTAGACTACGGCGTTGCAACACTGCCTAAGTTCAACGGTAAAGCGTCTAAGCCTTTCGTTGGTGTATGGGCGGGTGGTATCAGCACTGCTTCTCCAAACCGCGACCTAGCCGTTGAGTTCATGGAAAACTACCTACTAACTGATGAAGGTATGAAAAGCTTGAACGATGACAAACCACTAGGCGCAGTTGCTCTTAACTCTTTCCAACGTCAACTAGACAGTGACACGCGTATTGCCGCAACAATGGACAACGCGATGAACGGTGAAATCATGCCTAACATCCCTCAGTTCACTACATTCTGGTACAGCATGGAAGAAGCGATCGGCAACGTTGTTGATGGCCGCCAAACTGTTGATCAAGCGCTGAAAGGTGCTGAAGCTCGAATGACTAAGTAA
- a CDS encoding methyl-accepting chemotaxis protein: MFKTNSLSIKQKVVLGITFAVLASTVIVGAMAQQQARDVLSHRLVDIELPGMLERINGEIDREVSQLLLAAEQIASNEFISDAIESTDRDAVLEGKLVKQLNNVRNQYQLNDASVANRQTAYYWNQDGFLRQLNQQQDGWFFGFTQSGQPTMVSMFQEANGEVKMFANYQQPSGLAMSGLSKSMDDMVNLLNGFKIENTGFVFLTDSQGDVQIHRERSRSDSSLQQLYGPQSSQLLNKSGFNLITTESQGQELFVASLYVSSMDWFVIGVVPTGEVFAELDATAQKMLIMTAVVALVFILMGVVLANSITQPIKLLAKRFGDLGEGDGDLAQRIEVKGNDEIAQLSKGFNGFIEKIHESMKEVCSTSQALQVAAESVSNKAHITHDNSQEQRDQTLQVVAAINQMGMTISEIASNAATAAETATQASGNTEVGRSVVNKAKDAISRLAQDIESTGQVVEQLASTTQDIGSILGVIRDISEQTNLLALNAAIEAARAGEQGRGFAVVADEVRNLASRTADSTEEIQKMINQLQSDAKDAVAAMSTGKVITLEGVAASDEAVDVLGGISDRIVDITDRNTQVATATEEQSTVVHTINQNIEEINAINEVTTGTAEQLAEASQELRDLSSRLDKMVGSFKL, translated from the coding sequence ATGTTTAAAACTAACTCTCTGAGTATCAAACAAAAAGTTGTACTTGGAATTACCTTTGCGGTTCTTGCATCGACAGTGATTGTCGGCGCGATGGCACAACAGCAAGCAAGAGATGTATTGAGTCACCGTTTGGTTGATATTGAGCTTCCCGGTATGTTGGAGCGAATCAATGGTGAAATTGATCGTGAAGTCTCTCAGCTATTGTTAGCGGCGGAGCAAATTGCTTCAAATGAATTCATTTCTGATGCAATCGAATCGACAGATCGCGATGCTGTGTTAGAGGGTAAGTTGGTAAAACAACTGAACAATGTTCGCAACCAATATCAGCTGAATGATGCCTCGGTAGCGAACCGTCAAACAGCTTACTACTGGAACCAAGATGGTTTTTTACGCCAGCTAAACCAACAACAAGACGGTTGGTTCTTTGGTTTTACTCAGTCAGGCCAGCCAACCATGGTGAGTATGTTCCAAGAAGCCAACGGTGAAGTGAAGATGTTTGCTAACTACCAACAGCCTTCTGGTTTGGCGATGTCAGGTTTATCAAAATCGATGGATGACATGGTTAACCTGCTGAACGGTTTCAAGATTGAAAATACAGGCTTTGTATTTTTGACCGATAGCCAAGGTGATGTACAGATTCACCGTGAGCGTTCTCGCAGTGATTCTTCACTTCAACAACTTTACGGTCCTCAATCAAGCCAACTATTGAACAAGTCGGGCTTTAACCTGATTACCACTGAAAGCCAGGGCCAAGAGCTGTTTGTGGCGAGCTTGTATGTGTCTTCCATGGACTGGTTTGTTATTGGTGTAGTTCCGACTGGAGAAGTGTTTGCAGAGTTAGATGCGACAGCGCAAAAGATGCTGATCATGACGGCGGTTGTGGCATTAGTATTTATCCTAATGGGCGTAGTTCTGGCGAACAGCATTACTCAACCGATTAAACTTCTGGCTAAGCGTTTCGGTGACCTTGGCGAAGGTGATGGCGACCTGGCGCAGCGTATTGAAGTGAAAGGCAACGATGAAATTGCACAGCTTTCAAAGGGCTTTAATGGATTCATTGAAAAGATTCACGAGTCTATGAAAGAAGTATGTTCGACAAGCCAAGCGCTTCAAGTGGCGGCAGAGAGTGTTTCTAACAAAGCACACATCACCCACGATAATAGCCAAGAGCAACGTGATCAAACCCTTCAAGTGGTGGCTGCCATTAACCAAATGGGCATGACCATCAGCGAGATTGCATCAAATGCGGCAACGGCTGCGGAAACGGCCACTCAAGCTTCGGGCAATACTGAAGTGGGCCGCTCTGTGGTAAACAAAGCAAAAGACGCGATCAGCCGTTTAGCTCAAGATATCGAAAGTACGGGTCAAGTGGTTGAACAACTTGCTTCAACAACACAAGATATCGGCTCTATTCTGGGTGTTATCCGTGATATTTCAGAGCAAACCAATTTACTTGCATTGAACGCTGCGATTGAAGCAGCGCGTGCCGGTGAGCAAGGCCGTGGCTTTGCCGTGGTAGCCGATGAAGTACGAAATCTAGCAAGTCGCACGGCAGACTCGACGGAAGAGATTCAGAAGATGATCAACCAACTGCAAAGCGATGCTAAAGATGCAGTAGCAGCAATGAGTACAGGTAAAGTCATTACCCTTGAAGGTGTAGCTGCATCGGATGAAGCCGTAGATGTACTGGGTGGCATTTCGGACCGCATCGTAGACATCACCGATCGTAACACGCAAGTAGCAACGGCAACGGAAGAGCAATCAACCGTAGTTCACACCATCAACCAGAACATTGAAGAGATTAACGCAATCAATGAAGTGACAACGGGTACCGCTGAGCAGCTTGCTGAAGCGAGCCAAGAGCTCCGAGACCTTTCCTCACGTCTGGATAAGATGGTTGGTTCATTTAAGCTTTAA
- a CDS encoding acyl-CoA thioesterase, with protein sequence MSSNNNRPDGKRDVTLRFLAEPGDVNFGGKVHGGAVMKWVDLAAYACSAGWSGKYCITAYAGGIRFVAPIHVGNLVEVSAKVIYTGSSSMHIAIDVQASDPKELNNRLTTHCIVIMVAVDENGNPTKVPEWVPETPEDIELRDSAIRLMNMRKQIGEEMEAHVKYLK encoded by the coding sequence ATGAGCAGTAACAATAACCGACCAGATGGTAAACGAGACGTTACTCTGCGTTTTTTAGCTGAACCTGGGGATGTGAACTTTGGTGGTAAAGTTCATGGTGGCGCAGTAATGAAATGGGTCGATTTAGCGGCTTATGCTTGTTCTGCTGGGTGGAGTGGTAAATACTGTATTACCGCTTACGCAGGGGGAATTCGATTCGTTGCGCCAATCCATGTTGGCAACCTTGTTGAGGTAAGTGCGAAGGTCATCTATACCGGTTCATCTTCTATGCACATCGCTATCGACGTTCAAGCCAGCGACCCTAAAGAACTCAACAACCGCCTAACGACTCACTGTATCGTTATTATGGTCGCTGTTGATGAAAATGGTAACCCGACCAAGGTGCCGGAGTGGGTGCCAGAAACACCAGAAGACATCGAATTAAGAGATTCGGCTATTCGCCTAATGAACATGCGAAAACAGATCGGTGAAGAGATGGAAGCACACGTTAAGTACCTTAAGTAA
- the malK gene encoding maltose/maltodextrin ABC transporter ATP-binding protein MalK translates to MASVTLKNVYKSYGDVQISKDVTLDINEGEFVVFVGPSGCGKSTLLRCIAGLEDITSGDLYIGDQRMNDVEPSKRGVGMVFQSYALYPHLNLYDNMSFGLKLANANKAEIDKRVEHAAEILQLGHLLERQPKALSGGQRQRVAIGRTLVSQPNVFLLDEPLSNLDAALRVQMRSQITKLQRQLGCTMIYVTHDQVEAMTMADKIVVLDGGYVSQVGKPLDLYHYPQNRFVAGFIGSPKMNFMSVHIEQAEAERVQVQLSNGMTFWIPVDGTTVNAGDRMSLGVRPEHLLSAETGDATIEAEVMMVEKLGNETQVYLNLESADADVIYRQPDTLTIESGDKLAIGIPAHRCHLFHSDGRACRRLYKEYGTD, encoded by the coding sequence ATGGCGAGTGTCACGTTAAAAAACGTTTATAAATCATATGGTGATGTACAGATTTCTAAGGACGTAACCTTAGACATCAACGAAGGTGAGTTCGTAGTATTCGTTGGACCATCAGGTTGTGGTAAATCGACGCTATTACGCTGTATCGCAGGTCTAGAGGACATTACGTCTGGTGATTTGTACATTGGCGACCAACGCATGAATGACGTTGAGCCTTCAAAGCGTGGCGTAGGTATGGTATTCCAATCTTACGCGCTTTACCCTCACCTTAACCTTTACGACAACATGTCTTTCGGCCTTAAGTTAGCAAACGCAAACAAAGCTGAAATCGACAAGCGTGTTGAGCATGCAGCAGAAATTCTTCAGCTTGGTCACCTTCTTGAGCGTCAACCTAAAGCACTTTCTGGTGGTCAACGTCAACGTGTTGCTATTGGTCGTACTCTAGTTTCTCAACCAAACGTATTCTTACTTGATGAGCCTCTATCTAACCTAGATGCTGCGCTGCGTGTTCAAATGCGTTCGCAAATCACTAAGCTACAACGTCAACTTGGTTGCACCATGATCTACGTTACCCACGACCAAGTGGAAGCGATGACAATGGCCGATAAGATTGTTGTTCTTGATGGCGGTTATGTTTCTCAAGTGGGTAAACCTCTTGATCTTTACCACTACCCTCAAAACCGTTTCGTGGCAGGCTTTATTGGTTCACCGAAGATGAACTTTATGTCGGTTCACATCGAGCAAGCTGAAGCTGAACGCGTACAAGTTCAACTTTCTAACGGTATGACTTTCTGGATCCCAGTTGATGGTACGACTGTCAATGCTGGTGACCGTATGTCTCTGGGTGTTCGTCCTGAGCACTTGTTGTCTGCTGAAACAGGTGACGCGACGATTGAAGCTGAAGTGATGATGGTCGAGAAACTAGGTAACGAAACTCAGGTTTACCTAAACCTCGAAAGTGCTGATGCTGACGTTATTTATCGCCAACCAGACACATTGACGATTGAATCTGGTGACAAACTAGCGATTGGTATTCCTGCGCACCGTTGTCACTTGTTCCATAGCGATGGTCGCGCATGTCGTCGCTTGTACAAAGAGTACGGCACCGACTAA